Proteins co-encoded in one Flavivirga eckloniae genomic window:
- a CDS encoding tetratricopeptide repeat protein — MKNKIYILFLIFGMLLYPQLNYAQVDFNKKPDDDLGNVEDKFQELFYEALKQKGIENYDRSVEALLKCIELDNSVPVLYFELGKNYYKLKNFNAAEEALKKAVSKDPDNEWFLDALYGFYTSQNEIGKALKTVKQLVKYHPDYKEDLASLYLRAEEYDEALKLLDELDSKFGISKARDRMRNQIYEETGRKNDQIKNLEERVESHPDKESNYLALIFRYSENNEKEKAFQTAKELLKINPNSQLVHLALYKFYLDDNNAEKAIESMKIVVNSNEIKPDTKLKVLTDFVKFVGNNPQYEADLVEATAMVSSNNNSKTLIELGQYYLAKKNKEKALEYFEAALKLETNNFGVLRNVLLLYIDLQKYNLAEEKSNEAFQKYPAQPIFYLINGVALNQLNQPKKAIEALEMGLDYIIDDTKMEADFYNQLSKAYTLLNNTTKAKTFSDKAKQLESSN, encoded by the coding sequence ATGAAAAATAAAATCTACATACTATTTTTAATCTTTGGAATGTTACTATATCCACAGTTAAACTATGCCCAAGTAGATTTTAATAAAAAACCGGACGACGACCTTGGCAATGTAGAAGACAAGTTTCAGGAACTTTTTTACGAAGCCTTAAAACAAAAAGGTATTGAAAATTACGACAGATCGGTTGAAGCGCTTCTTAAATGTATAGAATTAGATAATTCTGTACCAGTTCTATATTTCGAATTAGGAAAAAACTATTACAAGCTTAAAAATTTTAATGCTGCAGAAGAAGCCTTAAAAAAGGCAGTTAGTAAAGACCCAGACAACGAGTGGTTTTTAGATGCCTTGTACGGATTCTATACTTCGCAAAACGAAATCGGTAAAGCCTTAAAAACGGTTAAGCAACTTGTTAAGTACCATCCTGACTATAAAGAGGATTTAGCATCACTTTACCTAAGAGCTGAAGAGTATGATGAAGCTTTAAAGCTTTTAGACGAATTAGATTCAAAATTTGGAATTTCGAAAGCTCGTGACAGGATGCGTAACCAAATTTATGAAGAAACTGGGCGAAAAAATGACCAAATAAAGAATCTTGAAGAACGGGTGGAGAGTCATCCTGACAAAGAATCTAATTATTTAGCCCTGATTTTCCGCTATAGCGAAAACAACGAAAAGGAAAAAGCATTTCAAACCGCTAAGGAACTTCTAAAAATCAATCCGAATTCGCAACTAGTACATTTAGCTTTGTATAAGTTTTATTTAGATGATAACAATGCTGAAAAAGCTATCGAGTCGATGAAAATTGTTGTTAACAGTAACGAGATAAAACCAGATACCAAACTTAAAGTATTAACAGATTTTGTAAAGTTTGTTGGTAATAACCCGCAATACGAAGCAGATCTGGTAGAAGCTACAGCGATGGTTAGCAGCAATAATAATAGTAAAACGCTCATCGAATTAGGACAGTACTATTTAGCAAAGAAGAATAAAGAAAAGGCGTTAGAATATTTTGAGGCTGCATTAAAATTAGAAACAAATAATTTTGGGGTATTACGTAATGTACTGTTGTTATATATAGATTTACAGAAGTATAATTTGGCAGAAGAAAAAAGTAACGAAGCGTTTCAAAAGTATCCAGCCCAACCTATTTTCTATTTAATAAATGGTGTTGCGTTAAATCAATTAAATCAACCAAAAAAGGCAATTGAAGCTTTAGAAATGGGACTAGATTATATTATTGATGATACCAAGATGGAAGCAGATTTTTACAACCAGCTAAGTAAGGCATATACCCTATTAAACAATACCACTAAAGCAAAAACGTTTAGTGATAAAGCAAAACAATTAGAAAGTTCGAATTAA
- a CDS encoding sugar phosphate nucleotidyltransferase, with protein MKIIVPMAGRGSRLRPHSLTVPKPLIPVAGQPIVHRLVKDIAKVLKQPIEEIAFVLGDPAWFGDDVVSSLQDLAKSLGAKASIYRQDQPLGTGHAIMCAKPSLSGPAVIAYADTLIRAEFDLDPMADSVIWTKQVENPEAYGVVKLNENQEIVELVEKPETFVSDQAVIGIYYFKDVAVLKGKLQEILDENVMNGGEYQINDGIKRMMAEGKVFKTGTVDEWMDCGNKAITIETNERMLGFLKADGQEQLVSASAKLDNSTIIEPCFIGENVVLKDSTIGPHVSIGNNTVIENSSVKNSLIQTNTTIKNANLDDAMIGNHVKYDGNYTSVSIGDYSVLE; from the coding sequence ATGAAAATAATAGTACCAATGGCAGGGCGAGGCTCTCGTTTACGTCCGCACAGTTTAACAGTTCCAAAACCATTAATTCCGGTAGCAGGGCAACCCATAGTTCATAGATTAGTAAAAGATATTGCCAAAGTTTTAAAGCAACCTATAGAAGAAATAGCGTTTGTTTTAGGAGATCCAGCTTGGTTTGGTGACGATGTGGTGTCTAGTTTACAAGATTTAGCAAAAAGTTTGGGAGCTAAAGCTTCTATCTACCGTCAAGATCAACCACTGGGAACGGGTCATGCCATTATGTGTGCAAAACCATCTCTGTCTGGACCTGCTGTAATAGCATATGCAGATACATTAATTAGAGCTGAATTTGATTTAGACCCAATGGCAGATAGTGTTATTTGGACAAAACAAGTTGAAAACCCAGAAGCTTACGGTGTTGTTAAATTAAATGAAAACCAAGAGATTGTAGAGCTTGTTGAAAAACCAGAGACCTTTGTAAGCGATCAAGCCGTTATCGGAATTTATTATTTTAAAGATGTAGCTGTTTTAAAAGGCAAGCTACAAGAAATACTAGATGAAAATGTTATGAACGGAGGCGAATACCAAATTAATGACGGTATTAAGCGTATGATGGCAGAAGGGAAAGTTTTTAAAACGGGAACAGTTGATGAATGGATGGATTGTGGTAATAAAGCCATAACCATTGAAACTAATGAAAGGATGTTAGGCTTTTTAAAAGCAGATGGACAAGAGCAATTAGTTTCGGCTTCGGCAAAACTGGATAATTCAACAATTATAGAGCCTTGTTTTATTGGTGAAAATGTTGTTCTTAAAGATAGTACCATTGGCCCACATGTGTCTATAGGAAATAATACAGTTATTGAAAATTCAAGTGTTAAGAATAGCTTAATTCAAACAAATACAACAATTAAAAACGCTAATTTAGATGACGCTATGATTGGTAATCATGTTAAATATGATGGAAATTACACGTCGGTTAGTATTGGTGACTATTCAGTATTAGAATAA
- the dut gene encoding dUTP diphosphatase has product MQIKIINKSSHNLPHYETIASAGMDLRANITEPITLKPLERTIVKTGLFIELPIGFEAQVRPRSGLAAKKGITVLNAPGTVDADYRGEIGVILVNLSNEDFTIEDGERVAQLVIAKHERAEWIAVEELSETSRGEGGFGSTGVK; this is encoded by the coding sequence ATGCAAATTAAAATAATAAACAAATCAAGTCATAACTTGCCACATTATGAGACCATAGCGTCGGCCGGGATGGATTTAAGAGCAAATATTACAGAACCAATTACGTTAAAGCCTTTAGAGCGTACCATAGTTAAAACAGGTTTGTTTATAGAGCTTCCTATTGGGTTTGAAGCTCAAGTACGCCCACGTAGCGGACTGGCAGCAAAAAAGGGAATTACAGTTTTAAATGCTCCGGGAACAGTGGATGCCGATTATAGAGGCGAAATTGGCGTGATTCTGGTGAATCTTTCAAACGAAGATTTTACTATTGAAGATGGCGAACGTGTTGCACAATTGGTTATAGCTAAGCACGAACGCGCTGAATGGATTGCTGTTGAAGAATTATCTGAAACGTCTAGAGGTGAAGGTGGTTTTGGTAGTACGGGAGTGAAGTGA
- a CDS encoding oligosaccharide flippase family protein, translating to MSALKSLFKQTFIYGLATVLPRMLSFLLVPLYTSEGVLSSVAEYGEVSVIFSYFVLFNVVLAYGMETAFFRFFNKEGDKSSVLGTSTISLITSSVGFFALALICQNQIASFIDIDVKYINLVIWILLLDALVIVPFAWLRATQRPMRYAIIKILNVVINLGLNLFFLLALKDLADSDSIFKSIYRPNFEISYIFIANLGASAVTLILMLPFYAKIKYVFNSELWKKMMRYALPVLIAGIAFSINETFDRILLDYLLPEDIAKTHIGMYSACYKLALFMTLFATAYRLGIEPFFFSHANTENPQKNYAKILEFFVAFGAIILLGVVVFVDVLKPIIVRSEAYWEAIWVVPIILLANFCLGIYHNLSVWYKITDRTKFGAYISIIGAVVTLVINFLFIKSYSYKASAVATLVAYATMMLLSYYFGRKYYPIPYNLRKIGLYLVLSVGLSWLSFYQFRGNYIMGISMLIVFLGFVYISERNQIKQLLKR from the coding sequence TTGAGCGCACTTAAATCATTATTTAAGCAAACATTTATTTACGGATTAGCAACTGTGCTTCCCAGAATGTTGAGCTTTTTATTAGTGCCGCTTTATACTTCAGAAGGCGTGTTGTCTTCCGTGGCAGAGTATGGAGAAGTATCAGTTATCTTTTCATACTTTGTATTATTCAATGTTGTTTTAGCCTATGGTATGGAAACCGCCTTTTTTAGATTCTTCAATAAAGAGGGTGATAAAAGTAGTGTATTAGGCACCTCAACAATTTCTTTAATAACCTCATCCGTTGGCTTTTTTGCATTGGCTTTAATTTGTCAAAATCAAATAGCATCATTTATAGATATTGATGTAAAATATATTAATCTGGTTATATGGATTTTGTTGTTGGACGCTCTGGTTATTGTTCCTTTTGCATGGCTAAGAGCAACGCAAAGACCTATGCGTTATGCAATAATTAAAATTTTAAATGTAGTCATTAACCTAGGGTTGAATCTATTCTTCTTACTGGCATTAAAAGACCTAGCAGATAGTGATTCAATATTTAAAAGTATTTACAGACCAAACTTTGAAATCAGTTATATTTTTATAGCCAATTTAGGGGCAAGTGCAGTAACCCTAATACTCATGCTTCCTTTTTATGCTAAGATTAAGTATGTATTCAATTCGGAACTATGGAAAAAAATGATGCGCTATGCGCTCCCTGTTTTAATTGCAGGAATTGCCTTTTCGATTAACGAAACCTTCGATCGTATTTTATTAGATTATCTGCTTCCCGAAGATATAGCTAAAACCCATATAGGTATGTATTCAGCCTGCTATAAGCTGGCTTTATTTATGACCTTGTTCGCTACGGCTTATAGGCTTGGTATTGAACCTTTCTTTTTTAGTCATGCCAACACCGAAAACCCTCAAAAGAATTATGCCAAAATACTAGAGTTTTTCGTGGCATTTGGGGCTATTATTTTACTTGGCGTAGTTGTTTTTGTAGATGTTTTAAAACCAATTATTGTAAGAAGTGAAGCTTATTGGGAAGCCATATGGGTTGTTCCAATTATTTTGTTGGCTAATTTCTGTTTAGGTATTTATCATAATTTATCTGTTTGGTATAAGATAACCGACAGAACAAAATTTGGAGCCTACATTTCAATTATTGGAGCAGTAGTAACTCTAGTCATCAATTTTCTATTTATTAAGAGCTATAGTTACAAAGCATCGGCTGTAGCCACGCTTGTCGCTTATGCAACAATGATGTTATTGTCTTACTATTTTGGAAGAAAGTATTATCCCATTCCTTACAACCTTAGAAAAATTGGACTTTATCTAGTACTTTCAGTAGGGTTATCATGGCTGTCATTCTATCAATTTAGAGGCAATTATATAATGGGTATATCAATGTTAATTGTATTTTTGGGCTTTGTTTATATTTCCGAAAGAAATCAAATAAAACAATTATTAAAACGATAA
- the atpG gene encoding ATP synthase F1 subunit gamma, whose amino-acid sequence MANLKEIRNRISSVSSTMQITSAMKMVSAAKLKKAQDAITAMRPYADKLTELLQSLSATLDADSGSKFATQREVKNVLIVPITSNRGLCGAFNSNIIKETQNLIDNVYADKNVSIVAIGKKTNDAFVKQDRVIANKSDVFDDLTFDNVAAIAELLMDKFVSGEFDKIEIIYNKFKNAATQIVMTEQFLPIVPVEGDTNSNADYIFEPAKAEIVEQLIPKSLKTQLYKGVRDSFASEHGARMTAMHKATDNATELRDQLKLTYNKARQAAITNEILEIVGGAEALNN is encoded by the coding sequence ATGGCAAACTTAAAAGAAATACGTAACAGAATATCATCGGTATCTTCAACGATGCAGATTACCAGTGCCATGAAAATGGTATCTGCTGCAAAGTTAAAGAAGGCCCAAGATGCTATTACGGCAATGCGTCCTTATGCAGATAAGTTAACAGAGCTTTTACAAAGCTTGAGTGCAACTTTAGATGCAGATTCAGGAAGTAAATTTGCAACGCAGCGTGAAGTTAAAAACGTATTAATTGTTCCTATTACCTCTAACAGAGGTTTATGTGGTGCTTTTAATTCGAACATTATTAAGGAAACACAAAATTTAATTGATAATGTTTATGCAGATAAAAATGTATCTATTGTAGCAATAGGAAAGAAAACTAATGATGCTTTTGTTAAACAAGACAGAGTAATTGCTAATAAAAGTGACGTTTTTGACGATTTAACCTTCGATAATGTTGCAGCAATTGCCGAGCTATTAATGGATAAATTTGTTTCGGGTGAGTTTGATAAAATCGAAATCATTTACAATAAGTTTAAAAATGCAGCCACTCAAATTGTAATGACCGAGCAGTTTTTACCAATTGTTCCTGTTGAAGGTGATACGAATAGTAATGCAGATTACATTTTTGAGCCAGCTAAGGCAGAGATTGTTGAGCAGCTAATACCAAAATCCTTAAAAACACAATTATACAAAGGCGTTAGAGATTCATTTGCAAGTGAGCACGGTGCTCGTATGACTGCGATGCATAAAGCTACAGATAACGCAACAGAGTTGAGAGATCAACTTAAATTAACATATAATAAGGCACGTCAGGCAGCTATTACTAACGAAATCCTTGAGATCGTTGGAGGTGCTGAGGCTTTAAATAATTAA
- the atpA gene encoding F0F1 ATP synthase subunit alpha → MAEVKPAEISAILKQQLSGFEAGASLDEVGTVLTVGDGIVRAYGLANAQYGELVEFDGGLEGIVLNLEEDNVGIVLLGASVGVREGSTVKRTGRIASINVGEGIVGRVVDTLGNPIDGKGPISGETYEMPLERKAPGVIFREPVTEPLQTGIKSIDAMIPVGRGQRELVIGDRQTGKTTVCIDTILNQKEFYDAGEPVYCIYVAVGQKASTVANIAKTLEDKGALAYTTIVAANASDPAPMQVYAPMAGAAIGEYFRDTGRPALIIYDDLSKQAVAYREVSLLLRRPPGREAYPGDVFYLHSRLLERSAKVINDDSIAKDMNDLPESLKPIVKGGGSLTALPIIETQAGDVSAYIPTNVISITDGQIFLESDLFNSGVRPAINVGISVSRVGGNAQIKSMKKVAGTLKLDQAQFRELEAFAKFGSDLDAATLNVIEKGKRNVEILKQAQNDPFTVEDQVAIIYAGSKNLLKDVPVEKVKEFERDFIEFLNAKHRGILDTLKSGKLTDEVTDTLAAVAKDLSGKYN, encoded by the coding sequence ATGGCAGAAGTAAAACCAGCTGAAATATCAGCAATCTTAAAACAACAACTTTCAGGTTTTGAAGCAGGCGCTTCATTAGATGAGGTAGGAACAGTATTAACAGTAGGTGATGGTATTGTACGTGCTTACGGATTAGCTAACGCTCAATATGGTGAGTTAGTAGAGTTCGATGGTGGATTAGAAGGTATTGTACTTAACCTTGAAGAAGATAATGTAGGTATTGTATTATTAGGTGCTTCTGTAGGAGTTAGAGAAGGATCTACTGTAAAGCGTACAGGACGTATCGCTTCTATTAATGTTGGAGAAGGTATTGTTGGACGTGTTGTAGATACTTTAGGAAATCCAATTGATGGTAAAGGACCTATCTCTGGAGAGACTTACGAAATGCCTCTAGAGCGTAAAGCTCCTGGTGTTATTTTCCGTGAGCCAGTAACAGAACCATTACAAACAGGTATTAAATCTATCGATGCGATGATTCCTGTAGGTCGTGGACAACGTGAGTTGGTTATTGGTGATCGTCAAACTGGTAAAACAACAGTTTGTATTGATACCATCTTAAATCAAAAAGAATTTTACGATGCAGGTGAGCCTGTATACTGTATATATGTTGCCGTAGGTCAAAAAGCATCTACAGTAGCAAACATTGCTAAAACATTAGAAGATAAAGGAGCTCTTGCTTACACTACTATTGTTGCAGCAAACGCATCAGATCCTGCTCCAATGCAGGTATACGCTCCAATGGCAGGTGCTGCAATTGGTGAGTATTTTAGAGATACTGGTCGTCCAGCTTTAATCATTTATGATGATTTATCTAAACAAGCGGTAGCATACCGTGAGGTATCTTTATTATTACGTCGTCCACCAGGACGTGAGGCGTATCCAGGTGACGTTTTCTACTTACACTCAAGATTATTAGAGCGTTCTGCTAAGGTGATCAACGATGATAGTATTGCTAAAGATATGAACGATCTTCCTGAGTCATTAAAACCGATAGTAAAAGGTGGAGGTTCTTTAACAGCACTACCGATTATTGAAACACAAGCAGGTGACGTATCGGCATATATTCCAACAAACGTAATTTCTATTACAGACGGACAAATATTCTTAGAGTCAGATTTATTTAACTCTGGTGTACGTCCTGCAATTAACGTAGGTATTTCAGTATCGCGTGTTGGTGGTAATGCACAGATTAAATCAATGAAGAAAGTAGCAGGTACGTTAAAGTTAGACCAAGCACAGTTCCGTGAACTAGAAGCATTCGCTAAGTTTGGTTCCGATCTAGATGCAGCAACTTTAAACGTAATTGAAAAAGGTAAACGTAACGTTGAGATCTTAAAACAAGCTCAAAACGATCCTTTTACTGTTGAAGATCAAGTTGCTATTATTTATGCAGGATCTAAAAACTTGTTAAAAGATGTTCCTGTAGAGAAAGTAAAAGAATTCGAAAGAGATTTCATTGAATTCTTAAACGCTAAGCATAGAGGTATTTTAGATACTTTAAAGTCAGGAAAATTAACTGATGAAGTTACAGATACATTAGCTGCTGTAGCAAAGGATTTATCAGGTAAATACAATTAA
- the atpH gene encoding ATP synthase F1 subunit delta: protein MAGTRAAIRYAKAVLSLASDQKSAEAVNNDMKLIANTIAESKDLSETLQSPVISPSVKKAVVLEVFKKSDKTTLSLVDILISNNRIDILGHVALKYNQLFDQSKGIELATVTTAVALTADLEKKVLVKAKELTGKNVEIENIVDESILGGFILRIGDIQYDASIANQLNKLKREFTLN, encoded by the coding sequence ATGGCAGGAACAAGAGCAGCAATACGTTACGCAAAAGCAGTATTAAGTTTAGCATCAGATCAAAAATCGGCAGAAGCCGTAAATAATGATATGAAGCTAATAGCTAATACTATTGCAGAAAGCAAAGACTTAAGCGAGACGCTTCAAAGTCCTGTGATTAGTCCTTCAGTAAAAAAAGCAGTTGTATTAGAGGTTTTTAAAAAATCAGATAAAACAACTCTAAGCTTAGTAGATATTTTAATCAGTAATAACAGAATTGATATTTTAGGGCATGTAGCGTTAAAATATAATCAGTTATTTGATCAATCGAAAGGTATAGAGCTAGCAACAGTTACAACAGCCGTTGCATTAACAGCAGATTTAGAGAAAAAAGTTCTGGTAAAAGCCAAAGAACTTACAGGTAAAAATGTTGAGATAGAAAACATTGTAGATGAAAGCATTTTAGGTGGTTTCATTTTACGTATAGGAGATATTCAATACGACGCAAGTATTGCAAATCAACTTAACAAATTAAAAAGAGAATTTACATTAAATTAA
- a CDS encoding F0F1 ATP synthase subunit B, whose protein sequence is MEKLLDQFSLGLFFWMAILFVALIFLLRKFAWKPILDAVNDREEGIKNALDSAEKAKLEMENLQADNQKLLKEARAEREAMLKEARDIKNKMIEDAKGEAQDQANKMIQQAQAAIESEKKAAMAELKNHMADLSLNIAEKVVRNELSNKDKQLELVETMLGEKSLTGV, encoded by the coding sequence ATGGAAAAGTTACTTGATCAGTTTTCATTAGGACTGTTTTTTTGGATGGCAATTCTTTTCGTTGCATTAATTTTCTTATTGAGAAAATTTGCATGGAAACCTATTTTAGATGCTGTAAATGATAGAGAAGAAGGAATTAAAAATGCATTGGATTCTGCTGAAAAGGCAAAATTAGAAATGGAAAACCTTCAAGCTGATAATCAAAAATTATTAAAAGAAGCCAGAGCTGAAAGAGAGGCTATGTTAAAGGAAGCACGTGATATCAAGAATAAAATGATTGAAGATGCTAAAGGAGAAGCTCAAGATCAAGCTAATAAAATGATTCAACAAGCACAAGCAGCTATCGAAAGCGAGAAGAAAGCAGCAATGGCTGAGCTTAAAAATCACATGGCAGATTTATCTTTAAATATTGCTGAGAAAGTAGTGCGTAATGAATTATCTAACAAAGACAAGCAATTAGAGTTGGTTGAAACTATGTTAGGTGAAAAATCATTAACAGGAGTATAA
- the atpE gene encoding ATP synthase F0 subunit C, whose protein sequence is MEIPAIVGAGLVVIGAGIGIGRIGGSAMEAIARQPEATGKIQTAMLIAAALIEGIGFAALFAV, encoded by the coding sequence ATGGAAATTCCAGCTATCGTAGGAGCAGGTTTAGTAGTAATTGGAGCAGGAATCGGGATCGGAAGGATCGGTGGTTCAGCTATGGAAGCAATTGCACGTCAACCAGAAGCTACAGGAAAAATTCAAACGGCTATGCTTATTGCTGCAGCCTTAATTGAAGGTATTGGATTTGCTGCGTTATTCGCAGTATAA
- the atpB gene encoding F0F1 ATP synthase subunit A has product MRRKISLKPITLLLLLVTFTSFGKEQEGHGEQKTDKKTEIKEYIQHHLQDSYDFGLYSYTTDEGEHKHIGFPLPVILWDNGLKVFSSSKFHHGETVAEVDGNFYKQHHGKIYKVDGANGEIVLDDQHHATNEKPLDFSFTKNVFMIFVVFLIMFFMFSRMAKAYKKNNGMPKGMGRLLEPIVLYIRDDIARPNIGEKHYKKYMSYLLTVFFFIWIVNLFGLTPLGVNVTNNIAVTFCLAIVTYLITTFSGKKDYWKHIFWMPGVPVPMKIILAPIELLGTIIKPFSLMIRLYANITAGHIVLMSLIGMMFIFKNWLGSPLSFLLAFVLGILELLVAALQAYIFTMLSALYFGAAVEEHDHH; this is encoded by the coding sequence ATGCGAAGAAAAATATCTTTAAAACCAATTACATTATTACTGCTTTTAGTAACCTTTACTTCTTTTGGTAAAGAACAAGAAGGTCACGGTGAACAAAAAACCGATAAGAAAACAGAAATAAAGGAATATATTCAGCACCATTTACAAGATTCTTACGATTTTGGTTTGTATTCCTATACAACCGATGAAGGAGAACATAAACACATCGGATTTCCGTTACCAGTTATTTTATGGGATAATGGATTAAAGGTTTTTTCTTCTTCTAAATTCCATCATGGTGAAACAGTTGCCGAAGTAGACGGTAATTTTTACAAACAACATCACGGAAAAATATATAAAGTAGATGGCGCTAATGGAGAAATCGTTTTAGACGATCAACACCATGCCACGAATGAAAAGCCATTGGATTTTTCATTCACGAAAAACGTATTCATGATTTTTGTGGTATTCTTAATCATGTTCTTTATGTTTAGCAGAATGGCTAAAGCATATAAAAAGAATAATGGTATGCCAAAAGGAATGGGGCGTTTATTAGAGCCTATCGTGCTTTATATTCGTGATGATATTGCACGTCCAAACATTGGAGAAAAGCATTATAAGAAATACATGAGTTATTTGTTAACGGTCTTTTTCTTTATTTGGATTGTTAATCTGTTCGGTTTAACACCGCTAGGAGTTAATGTAACGAACAATATAGCCGTAACATTTTGTTTAGCTATCGTTACGTATTTAATCACGACATTTTCAGGAAAGAAAGATTACTGGAAACACATCTTTTGGATGCCAGGCGTGCCAGTACCAATGAAAATTATACTAGCTCCAATAGAATTATTGGGAACTATAATAAAACCATTCTCATTAATGATTCGTTTGTATGCAAATATTACAGCAGGGCATATCGTATTAATGAGTTTAATTGGAATGATGTTTATTTTTAAGAACTGGCTTGGTAGTCCATTGTCATTCTTACTAGCATTTGTATTGGGTATATTAGAACTGTTAGTAGCAGCACTACAAGCCTATATATTTACAATGCTATCCGCTTTATATTTTGGAGCAGCTGTTGAAGAGCACGATCATCATTAA
- a CDS encoding AtpZ/AtpI family protein: protein MDNNKKDQKPKKQLKNAAILTGIGLQMGITIYLFVLLGKWLDTNYNDGEKLYIIIMTLLGVAISLYAVLKQVNRIKY, encoded by the coding sequence GTGGACAACAACAAAAAAGACCAGAAGCCGAAAAAACAGCTTAAAAATGCTGCCATCCTTACAGGAATAGGTTTGCAAATGGGTATTACTATTTACCTGTTTGTTCTTCTGGGTAAGTGGCTTGATACAAATTATAATGATGGTGAGAAGCTATACATTATAATTATGACCCTTTTAGGGGTTGCCATTTCGTTGTACGCAGTTCTTAAACAGGTCAATAGAATTAAATATTGA
- a CDS encoding bactofilin family protein: MFSDNKKEKQMVEGKPSQNIVSQGTKMVGDLTSEGDFRIDGIIEGNIKTSGKVVVGKTGFVKGTLNGTDAYFEGKFSGKLELSGTLTLKTSAYVEGEVVAGKLAVEPGATFNVTCVMKGTVKEMNKGGQQQKRPEAEKTA, translated from the coding sequence ATGTTCTCTGATAATAAAAAAGAAAAACAAATGGTAGAAGGAAAACCAAGTCAAAACATTGTATCTCAAGGCACCAAAATGGTTGGTGACTTAACTAGTGAAGGCGATTTTAGAATCGACGGAATAATAGAAGGAAATATTAAAACTTCAGGAAAAGTAGTTGTTGGTAAAACAGGTTTCGTTAAAGGAACTTTAAACGGAACAGATGCCTATTTTGAAGGTAAGTTTTCTGGAAAATTAGAGCTTTCAGGTACATTAACATTAAAAACATCTGCTTATGTTGAAGGCGAAGTAGTTGCTGGTAAATTAGCTGTAGAGCCTGGAGCTACTTTTAACGTAACTTGCGTTATGAAAGGCACCGTAAAAGAAATGAATAAAGGTGGACAACAACAAAAAAGACCAGAAGCCGAAAAAACAGCTTAA